The Armatimonadota bacterium region GGACGTAGGGTCGAATCCGTTCGAGGAGCTTCGGTCCGATGCCCCTTACCCGCAGGAGATCCTCCACCCGGGTATACGGGCCTCGCAGGGCTCGGTCCTGGACGATGCGATGGGCCAGCTTCGGCCCAATCCCCGGCAGCTGCTCCAGTTCCTCCTGGGTGGCAGCGTTGAGGGAGAGGGGCCCGGTGAACTCAACGAGGGGATGGATGCGGGGGGATGCGGGCACAGGATTGGGGGAGGGTTCGTCTGGGGCCTGGATCACCACGGGCGGGGTGGGAGGGGAAAGACTACGAGCCAGCACGGCACCTATGGCCAGCACGGCCGCCAGGGCGATGAGCAGGGTCTCCCGGGGGGTGAACTCCGGCATTCCATCTGGAGTGAACGCGCTGGACGGCTGCGTTGGGAGGGTCCATGTTGGGATGGAACCGGTTTTGCCCGCCCTCCGTAAGGATGGGCGTGGCGGATCTCCTTGAGGGTGCCCTGGTGCCGGACTCCCCGGCGAGCCACTCGGCCGCGGGGGAAGTGGCGCACTTCGAGGCCATTGTCCATCGCTACGGCCGCCACGTCTACAACATCGCGTACCGCCTGAGCGGGAACGAGGCCGATGCGAAGGACCTGACCCAGGAGGCCTTCCTGCGGGTCTACCGGGCGCTCTCCAGGGTGGAGCCCGGGGTACCGTTGGACGCGTGGCTGTATCGGATCGTCCTGAACCTCTTCATCGATCAGCTCCGGAAGCGGGGAAGGGTACGGGTGGAATCCCTCGACGTTCCGGTCGTCACACCCCGGGGGGACGAGGCGGAGCGGACGGTCCCGGACGAGTCCAGCAGCCCCGAAGAGCAGGTGGTGAACCCCGTGATGGATGCCGAGATCCAGAACGCCCTGGCGGCCCTTACCCCGGACCTCCGGATGGTGGTGGTCCTGGTAGACATCCAGGGGTTTTCCTATGAGGAAGTGGCCCAGATCCTGCGGATTCCCATCGGGACGGTGAAGTCCCGCCTACACCGGGCACGGCGCTTTCTGCGGGACCGCCTTGCACCCTTCTACTGCCGGGCAGATGGTGGCGGCGTCCGCGGGGAGGAGGGGAGGACGTGAACCACCGCCTGGAGCGGCTGCTCTCCTGCTACCTGGACGAGGAGGTGACCCTTCAGGAGCGGGCGGAGGTGGAACGGCTCCTGCGCACGGACCCGGAGGCCCGGGCGTTCCTGGAGGAACTGCGCTGGGTGCGGGGCGTTCTCCGGGCCCTTCCGGGCCGACCCCTCCCGGAGGAGATCACCGCGGGGATCCTCCGGGTGGTGCGGGGGCAGGAGACCGCCAGGGGGGGACCGGACGGGTCGGGCACGCTCCGGAGACTGTTCGCGGGCGCCCAAACCCGAATCGTGGTCGCCGCGGCCTCCCTGGTAGCGGTAGTGGTGCTTGGCGCGGTTCCCCTCCTTCGCATGGAACGGGACACCTCCCAGGATGCGGGGAGGGTGGTGGACCTCTTCGTGTGGGAGCACACCCGCGAGTCCTCCGCAAACCCTCTGGTGGATCGGGCCTATGTGGGCATCACCCTCACGGACGCCAACCTCTCCCTCACGGGAGAGCGTCCTCCGGAGGAGGACCGGTGAGCCGCTGGGGTATGGCGTTGGCCCTCGTGGTGCTGGCGGCGGGAGGGAGCGCGGGCGGCCGGATGGATTCCCCTCTGGCCGTCCTCCGGTGGGCGCTAAGGGCGCCCCAGACGGTGAGCTATGAGGGCACGAAGGTCCTCGCAGTCCATCGGAGAGGCAGGGTGGAGTCCGTGACCCTGCTGGAGATGCACCGGCGCCCGCATGCCTACCGGATGGAGTACCTCTCCCCGGAGAGGATCGCGGGGCGGATCTTGATAGACACCGGTCAAGAGACCTGGCACTATGAACCTTCCGTGCACCTCGTAGTGCGGGGCCCGTCCCTGGGCCGTCCGGGCTTCCAGGAGCCGGAGACGCTCGTCGAGCGTTACCGCGTGCGGCTCCTGGGGATGACCCGGGTCGTGGCACGCCCGGCATACCTCCTGGAGATCGTTCCCAGGGACCAGGGCGTCTACCGGAGGATCTGGGTGGATCGGGCTACGGGGTTGATCCTTGCCTGGCAGGAATCGGATCCGGAACGTGGGGTGTTCTTCGCCTCTGCCTTCACGGGAATCCGCGTTGTGCCGGACCTGCCTGCTGTCCTCTTCCGGTTCCGGCCCCCTGCCAGGGCCCGGGTGGTGGACCTCCGATCGGAAGGCTTTCGGGCCCTCCGGCTCTCGGATCTCGCTGCGCATGTGGGCTTCCTCCCCGTGGCGCCCGCGGAGGTGCCCGCGGGATTCCGGTACCGTGGTGCCGGAATCGTCCGGATCGGCGGCGCCCAGGCCGTGGTGCTCTGGTACGGGGATGGGCAAACCACGGTCTCCCTGTTCCAGATCCCTGCCGGGCGCGTGCGCTTCCTTCCGATCGGGTTCCCCCTGCGCCGCGGGGATCTCGAGGCACGCCTGTATGCTTCCGGGGCCCTCCGGGTCCTCGTATGGGAGCGGGCAGGGCTCCGGTTCGCCGCGGTGGGCAACGTCCCTACCGCGGTCCTGTTGGCCTTCGCTCAGGGGACGGATCCCGGGGCGGAAGCGGACCGGATCCTCGCCCTCCACCGGGCCACGGGCATCTCCCAGGATCGGGTCGAGGACCTCCGGGATCGGGGGTTGACCTTTGCGGAGATCCGTGCCCTCCTGGGCCCCCTCCCCGCGGCAAGCACCAGCCCTCCCCGCCAGGAGTTCCTGGAGATCCTGGAGGGGTTCCATGAGCAGGTGCGCATAGAACTCACCCGGCGGTGAAGAACTGGAGGAGGACCTCCCGGAGGAGTTTGGCGGCCACCACCGCGCTCACCCCGGAAGGGTCTAAGGGAGGGGCCAGTTCCACCACGTCCAACCCCACCACCCGGAGGCGCCCGAGGCCTCGGAGGGCCCCGCAGAGGTCCTGGAAGGAGGGCCCACCCGGTTCCGGGTTCCCGACCCCCGGCGCGAAGGCAGGATCCAGTAC contains the following coding sequences:
- a CDS encoding helix-hairpin-helix domain-containing protein, producing the protein MPEFTPRETLLIALAAVLAIGAVLARSLSPPTPPVVIQAPDEPSPNPVPASPRIHPLVEFTGPLSLNAATQEELEQLPGIGPKLAHRIVQDRALRGPYTRVEDLLRVRGIGPKLLERIRPYVRVP
- a CDS encoding sigma-70 family RNA polymerase sigma factor; the protein is MLGWNRFCPPSVRMGVADLLEGALVPDSPASHSAAGEVAHFEAIVHRYGRHVYNIAYRLSGNEADAKDLTQEAFLRVYRALSRVEPGVPLDAWLYRIVLNLFIDQLRKRGRVRVESLDVPVVTPRGDEAERTVPDESSSPEEQVVNPVMDAEIQNALAALTPDLRMVVVLVDIQGFSYEEVAQILRIPIGTVKSRLHRARRFLRDRLAPFYCRADGGGVRGEEGRT